The following coding sequences are from one Streptomyces sp. NBC_01232 window:
- a CDS encoding ATP-dependent DNA helicase UvrD2, translating into MTAATHSSSFPAAADSADAVLLGLDPEQREVATTLRGPVCVLAGAGTGKTRAITHRIAYGVRSGQLMPASVLAVTFTNRAAGEMRGRLRTLGAGGVQARTFHSAALRQLQYFWPKAVGGDVPRLLERKIQFVAEAGARCRIRLDRNELRDVTGEIEWAKVTQTVPADYPVAALKSGREAPRDLAEIAQIYGTYEQLKRDRGMIDFEDVLLLTVGILQDRHDIAEQIRGQYQHFVVDEYQDVSPLQQRLLDLWLGERDSLCVVGDASQTIYSFTGATPDHLLNFRTRYPQATVVKLVRDYRSTPQVVHLANGLLNQAKGRAAEHRLELISQRETGPDPVYAEYADEPAEAEGVAHRIRDLIAAGVPAGEIAVLYRINAQSEVYEQALADAGVPYQLRGAERFFERQEVQKAILALRGAARSGGNDPLLEDVVELGSQVRAVLSSTGWSTEPPAGSGAVRDQWESLAALVRLAEDFARTRQGATLADLTIELDERKAAQHAPTVQGVTLASLHAAKGLEWDAVFLAGLTDGMLPITYAKTDEQVEEERRLLYVGVTRARLHLTLSWALSRAPGGRASRRPSRFLNGLRPGSAAPGAPAASAAERGARKRGRRGPVLCRVCGRTLTEAGELKLMRCEDCPSDMDEGLYERLRDWRAGQAKEQGLPAYCVFTDKTLMAIAEAAPSEEGELSMISGVGGRKLDRYGADVLAICAGQEVESGHPDDA; encoded by the coding sequence GTGACAGCAGCAACGCACTCCTCATCGTTCCCCGCCGCAGCAGACTCGGCCGACGCGGTGCTCCTGGGCCTCGACCCGGAGCAGCGCGAGGTCGCGACGACCCTGCGCGGGCCGGTGTGCGTGCTGGCGGGCGCCGGTACCGGCAAGACCCGCGCGATCACCCACCGCATCGCCTACGGCGTCCGCTCCGGGCAGCTCATGCCGGCCAGCGTGCTGGCGGTCACCTTCACCAACCGCGCCGCGGGCGAGATGCGCGGACGCCTGCGCACCCTGGGCGCGGGCGGGGTCCAGGCCCGCACCTTCCACTCCGCCGCCCTGCGCCAGCTCCAGTACTTCTGGCCCAAGGCGGTCGGCGGGGACGTGCCACGGCTGCTGGAGCGCAAGATCCAGTTCGTCGCCGAGGCCGGCGCGCGCTGCCGCATCCGCCTCGACCGCAACGAGCTGCGCGACGTCACGGGCGAGATCGAGTGGGCGAAGGTCACCCAGACCGTGCCCGCCGACTATCCGGTGGCCGCCCTCAAATCGGGCCGCGAGGCCCCCCGGGACCTGGCCGAGATCGCCCAGATCTACGGGACGTACGAACAGCTCAAGCGCGACCGCGGCATGATCGACTTCGAGGACGTGCTGCTCCTGACGGTCGGCATCCTCCAGGACCGCCACGACATCGCCGAGCAGATCCGCGGCCAGTACCAGCACTTCGTCGTCGACGAGTACCAGGACGTCAGCCCGCTCCAGCAGCGGCTGCTGGACCTGTGGCTCGGCGAGCGCGACAGCCTCTGCGTCGTCGGTGACGCCAGCCAGACCATCTACTCCTTCACCGGCGCCACCCCCGACCACCTGCTCAACTTCCGCACCCGCTACCCGCAGGCCACCGTGGTCAAGCTGGTCCGTGACTACCGCTCCACCCCCCAGGTGGTCCACCTGGCCAACGGGCTCCTGAACCAGGCCAAGGGGCGGGCCGCCGAGCACCGGCTGGAGCTGATCTCGCAGCGCGAGACCGGCCCCGACCCCGTCTACGCGGAGTACGCGGACGAGCCCGCCGAGGCCGAGGGCGTCGCCCACCGGATCCGGGACCTGATCGCCGCGGGCGTGCCGGCCGGCGAGATCGCCGTCCTCTACCGCATCAACGCCCAGTCCGAGGTCTACGAGCAGGCCCTCGCCGACGCCGGTGTGCCCTACCAGCTGCGCGGCGCCGAGCGGTTCTTCGAGCGCCAGGAGGTCCAGAAGGCGATCCTCGCGCTGCGCGGAGCCGCCCGTTCCGGCGGGAACGACCCGCTGCTCGAGGACGTCGTGGAGCTGGGCTCCCAGGTCCGGGCGGTGCTCAGCTCCACCGGCTGGAGCACCGAGCCGCCCGCCGGTTCCGGCGCCGTGCGCGACCAGTGGGAATCGCTGGCCGCGCTGGTCCGGCTCGCCGAGGACTTCGCCCGGACCCGGCAGGGGGCCACCCTGGCGGACCTCACGATCGAGCTGGACGAGCGCAAGGCCGCCCAGCACGCCCCGACCGTCCAGGGCGTCACCCTCGCGTCGCTGCACGCGGCGAAGGGCCTGGAGTGGGACGCCGTGTTCCTCGCCGGCCTCACCGACGGCATGCTGCCGATCACCTATGCGAAGACCGACGAGCAGGTCGAGGAGGAACGGCGGCTGCTCTACGTCGGAGTCACCCGGGCGCGGCTGCACCTGACCCTCTCCTGGGCCCTCTCCCGCGCCCCCGGCGGCCGGGCCTCCAGACGCCCCAGCCGCTTCCTGAACGGCCTGCGGCCGGGCTCCGCGGCCCCGGGCGCCCCGGCGGCCTCCGCGGCCGAGCGAGGGGCCCGCAAGCGCGGCCGCCGCGGGCCGGTGCTGTGCCGGGTCTGCGGCAGGACCCTGACCGAGGCCGGCGAGCTGAAGCTGATGCGCTGTGAGGACTGCCCGTCCGACATGGACGAAGGCCTCTACGAGCGCCTGCGGGACTGGCGCGCGGGCCAGGCGAAGGAGCAAGGCCTGCCCGCGTACTGCGTCTTCACGGACAAGACGCTGATGGCGATCGCGGAGGCCGCGCCCTCCGAGGAGGGGGAGCTGTCGATGATCTCCGGAGTGGGCGGCCGTAAGCTTGACCGGTACGGAGCCGATGTCCTGGCGATCTGCGCAGGTCAGGAGGTTGAGTCCGGGCATCCTGACGACGCGTAG
- a CDS encoding NUDIX hydrolase has protein sequence MSLHEDAVLVLKAYEDQPELRDLYLEHLAAHPDGVYKPCGAGHVTGSALVIDPVRRRVLLTLHKKLGMWLQMGGHCEPGDATLAEVALREAREESGIASGLTLLDGGPVRLDRHPIPAPCNWHLDVQYAALAPAGAEAEISEESLDLRWFPYEEVAAVADDSVVRLLEATLARLGG, from the coding sequence GTGAGCCTGCACGAAGACGCGGTTCTCGTACTGAAGGCGTACGAGGACCAGCCGGAGCTGCGCGATCTGTACCTGGAACACCTGGCGGCCCATCCGGACGGGGTCTACAAGCCGTGCGGGGCCGGGCACGTCACGGGGAGCGCGCTGGTGATCGACCCGGTGCGGCGGCGCGTCCTGCTGACCCTGCACAAGAAGCTCGGCATGTGGCTCCAGATGGGCGGCCACTGCGAGCCCGGTGACGCGACCCTCGCCGAGGTGGCGCTGCGCGAGGCCCGCGAGGAGTCGGGCATCGCCTCGGGACTGACCCTGCTCGACGGCGGCCCGGTGCGCCTGGACCGGCATCCGATCCCGGCGCCGTGCAACTGGCACCTGGACGTGCAGTACGCGGCGCTGGCCCCGGCCGGCGCCGAGGCGGAGATCAGCGAGGAGTCGCTGGACCTGCGCTGGTTCCCGTACGAGGAGGTGGCGGCGGTGGCCGACGACTCCGTCGTGCGGCTGCTGGAGGCGACCCTGGCCCGTCTCGGGGGCTGA
- a CDS encoding ABC1 kinase family protein produces MSDLPRKAVTRTVKLAALPLGIAGRATWGLGKRIGGKSAEIVARELQQRTAEQLFRTLGELKGGAMKFGQALSVFESALPEEVAGPYRAALTKLQEAAPPLPAATVHQVLTERLGADWRDLFEEFEDKPAAAASIGQVHRAVWHDGRQVAVKVQYPGAGEALLSDLKQLGRFAGLLGPLIPGMEIKPLIKELRDRVAEELDYELEAEAQRTHADAFVDDPDVVVPDVVHQGDQVLVTEWMEGTPLSEVIADGTQEERDRAGQLLARFLFSGPARTGLLHADPHPGNFRLIPGADGRLRLGVLDFGTVDRLPGGWPKPIGRSLRMTLDGDAEGVYGHLCAEGFVKESIELDPDAVLDYLKPIIEPAEADEFTFTRPWLRGQAARIADPRSPAHQLGRQINLPPSYLLIHRVTLSTIGVLCQLGATVRLRDELDSWLPGFASAE; encoded by the coding sequence ATGTCTGATCTTCCCCGGAAGGCGGTCACCCGTACCGTCAAGCTGGCCGCGCTGCCGCTCGGCATCGCAGGCCGGGCCACGTGGGGGCTGGGCAAGCGGATCGGGGGCAAGTCCGCGGAGATCGTGGCGCGCGAGCTCCAGCAGCGCACCGCCGAGCAGTTGTTCCGCACGCTCGGGGAACTGAAGGGCGGTGCGATGAAATTCGGGCAGGCCCTGTCGGTCTTCGAATCGGCCCTGCCCGAGGAGGTCGCGGGGCCCTACCGGGCGGCGCTGACCAAGCTTCAGGAGGCGGCCCCGCCGCTGCCCGCGGCGACGGTGCACCAGGTGCTGACGGAGCGTCTCGGCGCCGACTGGCGGGACCTGTTCGAGGAGTTCGAGGACAAGCCGGCCGCGGCGGCCTCGATCGGGCAGGTGCACCGGGCGGTGTGGCACGACGGCCGGCAGGTGGCCGTCAAGGTCCAGTACCCGGGGGCCGGTGAGGCGCTGCTGTCGGATCTGAAGCAGCTGGGCCGGTTCGCCGGGCTGCTCGGGCCGCTGATCCCGGGCATGGAGATCAAGCCGCTCATCAAGGAGTTGCGCGACCGGGTCGCCGAGGAGCTCGACTACGAGCTCGAGGCCGAGGCCCAGCGGACGCATGCGGACGCCTTCGTGGACGACCCGGACGTGGTCGTGCCGGACGTCGTGCACCAGGGCGATCAGGTGCTGGTGACGGAGTGGATGGAGGGGACCCCGCTGTCGGAGGTGATAGCCGACGGCACCCAGGAGGAGCGGGACCGTGCCGGACAGCTGCTGGCCCGGTTCCTGTTCTCGGGTCCTGCGCGCACCGGTCTGCTGCACGCGGACCCGCATCCGGGCAACTTCAGGCTGATACCGGGTGCGGACGGCCGGCTGCGGCTGGGTGTCCTGGACTTCGGCACTGTCGACCGGCTGCCCGGGGGCTGGCCGAAGCCCATCGGCAGGTCGCTGCGGATGACGCTGGACGGTGACGCCGAGGGGGTCTACGGGCACCTGTGCGCCGAGGGGTTCGTGAAGGAGTCCATCGAGCTCGACCCCGACGCGGTGCTGGACTACCTGAAGCCGATCATCGAGCCCGCCGAGGCCGATGAGTTCACCTTCACCCGGCCGTGGCTGCGCGGACAGGCGGCACGGATCGCCGATCCCCGCTCCCCCGCGCACCAGTTGGGCCGGCAGATCAACCTGCCGCCCTCGTACCTGCTGATCCACCGCGTGACGCTGAGCACCATCGGGGTGCTGTGCCAGCTGGGCGCGACGGTGCGGCTGCGGGACGAACTGGATTCCTGGCTGCCGGGGTTCGCCTCCGCGGAGTGA
- a CDS encoding ThiF family adenylyltransferase — protein MYPRVKPALARAWRDLQTVQFGVTPAHAVVLGPVDTATGTLIDRIDGTRGMELLRAEASGMGLPDGRADEVVRTLAGAGLLDDATAGGPRAQALRGHPETVERLGPDLGSLSLVHREPGGDLRAIAARRSIRVRVRGSGRVGAVIAAVLAGAGVGRVEVLDGGRVEPADVAPGGLDTGSVGRLRAESAGRLVRESAPGRSPRAGDDEGADPGLALVVVAPRDGLHAWAPDPDTAADWVAAGIPHLYAGVLEGTGLVGPLVLPGATACAGCMERDRVERDPAWPRMLVQWRSAHRRRASAACDLGLSTAVAGLAAAHALSFLDGRLPASTASRWEAALPTLNWESTPVRPHLDCPCGAGRAVDEDGEGTGRERHDRMR, from the coding sequence ATGTATCCAAGGGTGAAGCCGGCGTTGGCGAGGGCGTGGCGGGATCTTCAGACGGTCCAGTTCGGGGTGACGCCCGCCCATGCGGTGGTGCTCGGCCCCGTGGACACGGCGACGGGCACGCTGATCGACCGGATCGACGGGACCCGGGGGATGGAGCTGTTGCGGGCGGAGGCCTCGGGGATGGGACTGCCGGACGGCCGGGCCGACGAGGTGGTCAGGACGCTGGCGGGAGCCGGTCTGCTCGACGACGCCACGGCGGGCGGGCCGCGGGCCCAGGCCCTGAGGGGACATCCGGAGACGGTGGAGCGGCTGGGGCCCGATCTGGGGTCGCTGTCCCTGGTCCACCGTGAGCCGGGCGGGGACCTCCGGGCGATCGCGGCCCGCCGGTCGATACGGGTCCGGGTGCGCGGGAGCGGCCGGGTCGGCGCCGTGATCGCCGCGGTCCTGGCGGGAGCCGGCGTGGGCCGGGTCGAAGTGCTCGACGGGGGCCGGGTGGAGCCGGCGGACGTGGCACCGGGCGGGCTGGACACCGGGAGCGTGGGCCGGCTGCGGGCCGAGTCCGCGGGCAGGCTGGTGCGCGAGTCGGCGCCGGGGCGCAGCCCGCGGGCCGGTGACGACGAGGGGGCGGATCCGGGGCTGGCCCTGGTCGTGGTCGCGCCCCGGGACGGGCTGCACGCCTGGGCACCCGATCCGGACACCGCGGCCGACTGGGTCGCCGCGGGCATCCCGCACCTGTACGCGGGGGTGTTGGAGGGGACGGGGCTGGTGGGTCCTCTGGTGCTGCCGGGCGCGACGGCCTGCGCGGGGTGCATGGAGCGCGACCGCGTGGAACGGGACCCTGCCTGGCCGAGGATGCTGGTGCAGTGGCGCTCGGCGCACCGCCGCCGCGCGAGCGCCGCTTGCGACCTGGGCCTGTCCACGGCGGTGGCCGGGCTCGCCGCGGCCCATGCGCTGTCCTTCCTCGACGGGAGGCTGCCCGCGTCCACCGCCTCCCGCTGGGAGGCCGCTCTGCCCACCCTCAACTGGGAATCCACCCCGGTCCGTCCGCATCTCGACTGTCCCTGTGGGGCGGGAAGAGCCGTGGACGAGGACGGGGAGGGGACCGGCCGGGAGCGCCATGACAGGATGCGTTGA
- a CDS encoding AIM24 family protein, whose translation MNATNQQLAGYAPTPVTARMENHGRSMLKVAMQSGQDLFARTGSMVAYEGFVQYEPNPPAVRQMASQWATGEGAPLMKCTGDGLLYLADYGADVVVINLNNDSLSVNGTNLLAFDAHLQWGVERVKGLAKFAGQGLFNVEVAGTGWVALTSRGTPIVVDCGRGEDETYVDPDALVAWSPNLKVKGKRSFKASSMIGRGSGEAYQMAFSGQGIVVVQPSEDSTDRLRVRG comes from the coding sequence ATGAACGCAACGAACCAGCAACTCGCGGGCTACGCCCCGACCCCTGTCACGGCCCGCATGGAGAACCACGGCCGGTCCATGCTCAAGGTCGCCATGCAGAGCGGCCAGGACCTCTTCGCCCGCACCGGCTCGATGGTCGCCTACGAGGGCTTCGTCCAGTACGAGCCCAACCCGCCGGCCGTCCGCCAGATGGCCTCGCAGTGGGCCACCGGCGAAGGCGCGCCGCTGATGAAGTGCACCGGTGACGGCCTGCTCTACCTCGCCGACTACGGCGCGGACGTCGTCGTCATCAACCTCAACAACGACTCGCTCTCGGTCAACGGCACCAACCTGCTCGCCTTCGACGCCCACCTCCAGTGGGGCGTCGAGCGGGTCAAGGGTCTCGCCAAGTTCGCCGGCCAAGGCCTGTTCAACGTCGAGGTCGCGGGCACCGGGTGGGTCGCCCTGACCTCCCGCGGCACCCCGATCGTGGTCGACTGCGGCCGCGGTGAGGACGAGACGTACGTCGACCCCGACGCGCTCGTCGCCTGGTCCCCGAACCTCAAGGTCAAGGGCAAGCGCAGCTTCAAGGCCTCGTCGATGATCGGCCGGGGCAGCGGGGAGGCCTACCAGATGGCCTTCTCAGGCCAGGGCATCGTCGTCGTACAGCCCAGCGAGGACAGCACCGACCGGCTCCGGGTCCGGGGCTGA
- a CDS encoding WhiB family transcriptional regulator, whose amino-acid sequence MQLEAHAPSVPQTQLISPPAVPEDHTLTPLTALTALDDAIENLGVPVPCRTFDPEVFFAESPADVEYAKSLCRTCPLVEACLAGATERREPWGVWGGELFVQGVVVARKRPRGRPRKNPVVSA is encoded by the coding sequence GTGCAACTCGAAGCGCACGCCCCGTCCGTACCGCAGACCCAACTGATCTCCCCGCCCGCAGTCCCGGAGGACCACACCTTGACCCCGCTCACCGCGCTGACCGCGCTCGACGACGCCATCGAGAACCTCGGCGTACCCGTCCCGTGCCGCACCTTCGACCCCGAGGTCTTCTTCGCCGAGTCCCCGGCCGACGTCGAGTACGCCAAGTCCCTCTGCCGCACCTGCCCGCTGGTCGAGGCCTGCCTCGCCGGTGCGACCGAGCGCCGCGAGCCCTGGGGTGTCTGGGGTGGCGAGCTCTTCGTCCAGGGTGTCGTCGTCGCCCGCAAGCGTCCCCGTGGCCGTCCGCGCAAGAACCCGGTTGTCTCGGCATGA
- a CDS encoding TerD family protein — MAREFQRGHKAKISDLTAGTDLYVGVQIAGSGLSFDISCFGLDANEQLSDDRYFVFFNQPKSPEESIQQLGAQSGDTESFRVTLDRIPASIHKLSFTATIDGAGQMSQIGPGYIRIVAGGEEVVRYAFTGAEFTTERAVMLGDFYLKDVWRFAAVGQGFDGGLDALLRNFGGEVAEEAQPQAPAAASPGFAAPPQAAAPAPSFGAPAQQAPAPAPSFGAPVPAPGAAQPQYQQPVAPAPVHAAPTMAAPIAPPAPAPYGQPPQPPQPSYGQVPGQVPGQYPGQVPPPAPAPYGQQPGYGQVPGQPPGQFPGQQPGGYAPQAAAPAAGLAAALQPYKEAPTGSRWTPQNQQLMRVDLAMGGQAVLARQGSMVLYQGKVDFSYKGAGFAGRIVGNATGQEMQLMRCTGRGQVFLAEDGAHLHAVELQGDGICVSAEAVLAFDESLQHEIRRIEGHGIPGGALFTMQFQGTGTVIIKTHGVPVVLPVTPTTFADSNAIVAWSSAAQVILSSQVRLRRNAYPGHSGETVNLQFRGAPGNFIVVQPYEV, encoded by the coding sequence ATGGCCAGGGAATTCCAACGCGGCCACAAGGCCAAGATCAGTGATCTCACGGCGGGCACCGATCTGTATGTAGGCGTACAGATCGCCGGGTCCGGACTCTCCTTCGACATCAGCTGTTTCGGCCTCGACGCCAATGAGCAGCTGTCGGACGACCGTTACTTCGTCTTCTTCAATCAGCCGAAGTCACCGGAAGAGTCCATTCAGCAACTCGGTGCCCAGTCAGGTGACACCGAATCCTTCCGGGTGACGCTGGACCGCATTCCGGCGTCGATCCACAAGCTGTCCTTCACCGCCACCATCGACGGTGCCGGACAGATGTCGCAGATCGGACCGGGCTACATCCGGATCGTGGCCGGCGGCGAAGAGGTCGTCCGGTACGCCTTCACCGGTGCGGAGTTCACCACCGAGCGGGCCGTGATGCTCGGCGACTTCTACCTGAAGGACGTGTGGCGCTTCGCCGCCGTCGGCCAGGGCTTCGACGGCGGGCTCGACGCACTGCTGCGGAACTTCGGCGGCGAGGTCGCCGAGGAGGCGCAGCCGCAGGCCCCCGCCGCCGCCTCGCCCGGGTTCGCAGCGCCGCCGCAGGCGGCCGCCCCGGCCCCGTCCTTCGGCGCCCCGGCCCAGCAGGCCCCGGCCCCCGCGCCCTCCTTCGGCGCGCCCGTGCCCGCACCCGGCGCCGCGCAGCCGCAGTACCAGCAGCCCGTCGCCCCGGCCCCGGTGCACGCCGCGCCCACCATGGCCGCGCCGATCGCCCCGCCGGCCCCGGCGCCGTACGGCCAGCCGCCGCAGCCGCCGCAGCCCTCGTACGGTCAGGTCCCCGGACAGGTCCCGGGCCAGTACCCGGGCCAGGTCCCGCCGCCCGCCCCGGCCCCCTACGGGCAGCAGCCGGGCTACGGCCAGGTCCCCGGCCAGCCGCCCGGTCAGTTCCCGGGCCAGCAGCCCGGGGGTTACGCGCCGCAGGCCGCGGCCCCGGCCGCCGGACTCGCCGCCGCGCTCCAGCCCTACAAGGAAGCCCCCACGGGCAGCCGCTGGACCCCGCAGAACCAGCAGCTCATGCGCGTCGACCTCGCGATGGGCGGCCAGGCCGTCCTCGCCCGCCAGGGCAGCATGGTGCTGTACCAGGGCAAGGTGGACTTCAGCTACAAGGGCGCGGGCTTCGCCGGCCGCATCGTCGGCAACGCCACCGGCCAGGAGATGCAGCTCATGCGCTGCACCGGCCGCGGCCAGGTCTTCCTCGCCGAGGACGGCGCCCACCTGCACGCCGTCGAGCTGCAGGGCGACGGCATCTGCGTCTCCGCCGAAGCCGTGCTCGCCTTCGACGAGTCGCTCCAGCACGAGATCCGCCGCATCGAGGGTCACGGCATCCCGGGCGGCGCCCTGTTCACCATGCAGTTCCAGGGCACCGGCACGGTGATCATCAAGACGCACGGCGTCCCGGTGGTCCTGCCCGTCACCCCGACCACCTTCGCGGACAGCAACGCCATCGTCGCGTGGTCCTCGGCCGCGCAGGTGATCCTGTCCAGCCAGGTCCGGCTGCGGCGCAACGCCTATCCCGGCCACAGCGGGGAGACCGTGAACCTCCAGTTCCGCGGCGCGCCCGGAAACTTCATCGTCGTCCAGCCGTACGAGGTCTGA
- a CDS encoding AIM24 family protein produces the protein MQSALFAHAEAQSQERYAIQNPQLLRVSLTGSDDVLARKGAMVAYQGLIDFDGEYQTTSQRNARRRTGEGLDLMRCSGQGTVYLANLAQYVHVVDVDQEGLTVDSSYVLALDSTLHTEVIAVDSQYGISGSGKYQLNITGRGKVALMTSGQPLMMHVTPDKYVNVDADAIVAWSTSLRVQMQAQTHSSGVWRRRGNTGEGWELSFLGTGFALVQPSEVLPPQNAQLGQGVAAQFGMGQQGSHGQNQNNAWN, from the coding sequence ATGCAGAGCGCACTTTTCGCCCACGCCGAAGCCCAGTCGCAGGAGCGGTACGCCATCCAGAACCCGCAGTTGCTGCGGGTCTCGCTGACCGGCTCCGACGACGTACTCGCCCGCAAGGGCGCGATGGTCGCCTACCAGGGACTCATCGACTTCGACGGCGAGTACCAGACCACCAGCCAGCGCAACGCCCGCCGCCGCACCGGCGAGGGCCTGGACCTCATGCGCTGCTCCGGGCAGGGCACGGTCTACCTGGCCAACCTCGCCCAGTACGTGCACGTCGTGGACGTGGACCAGGAAGGCCTCACGGTCGACAGCAGCTACGTGCTGGCCCTGGACTCCACCCTGCACACCGAGGTCATCGCGGTGGACAGCCAGTACGGGATCTCCGGGTCCGGCAAGTACCAGCTCAACATCACCGGCCGCGGCAAGGTCGCGCTGATGACCTCCGGGCAGCCGCTGATGATGCACGTCACGCCCGACAAGTACGTCAACGTGGACGCGGACGCGATCGTCGCCTGGTCCACCTCGCTGCGGGTGCAGATGCAGGCCCAGACGCACTCCAGCGGAGTGTGGCGGCGGCGCGGCAACACCGGCGAGGGCTGGGAGCTGAGCTTCCTCGGCACCGGCTTCGCGCTGGTGCAGCCCAGTGAGGTGCTGCCACCGCAGAACGCCCAGCTCGGCCAGGGCGTCGCCGCGCAGTTCGGCATGGGCCAGCAGGGCTCCCACGGACAGAACCAGAACAACGCCTGGAACTGA
- a CDS encoding M48 metallopeptidase family protein: protein MKGNSVPEIGCESLVFDPRTGGTSAGGTGYRRGVSADPPQRAVEVRRSARRRRTVSAYREGDRTVVLIPARMSEAEEQRWVGVMLDKLAAQESRRTFGDAELTERAAQLSEQYFDGRACPRTVRWVTNQNTRWGSCTPAEGSIRLSHRLQGMPEYVVDYVLLHELAHLLVPGHGPRFWALLEAYPRTERARGYLEGVVAAERLPQVPAAREE, encoded by the coding sequence ATGAAGGGAAATAGTGTTCCGGAAATCGGCTGCGAATCCCTCGTGTTCGACCCCCGGACGGGCGGGACTTCCGCAGGGGGAACCGGGTACCGTCGTGGCGTGTCCGCCGACCCACCGCAGCGCGCCGTCGAAGTCCGCCGGAGCGCGCGCCGCCGCAGGACCGTATCCGCCTATCGCGAGGGTGACCGTACGGTCGTCCTCATCCCTGCCCGGATGTCCGAGGCGGAGGAGCAGCGCTGGGTGGGCGTCATGCTCGACAAACTGGCCGCCCAGGAGAGCCGGCGCACCTTCGGGGACGCGGAACTCACCGAGCGCGCCGCACAGCTGTCCGAGCAGTACTTCGACGGCCGCGCATGCCCCCGCACCGTCCGCTGGGTGACCAACCAGAACACCCGCTGGGGCTCCTGCACCCCCGCCGAGGGCAGCATCCGGCTCTCGCACCGCCTTCAGGGGATGCCCGAGTACGTCGTCGACTACGTGCTCCTGCACGAGCTGGCCCACCTGCTCGTACCCGGCCACGGACCCCGATTCTGGGCGCTCCTGGAGGCGTACCCGCGTACCGAGCGGGCCCGCGGCTATCTGGAGGGCGTGGTCGCGGCCGAGCGGCTGCCGCAGGTCCCCGCCGCCCGCGAGGAATGA
- a CDS encoding zinc-dependent metalloprotease — translation MSDTPFGFGLPPEEPENGDDGNKKGNQGGQGGPANPFGFPGMGLPGGAGAPGADNPFAAMFGSMNPNDLGAAFQQLGQMLSYEGGPVNWDMAKDIARQTVAQGTSDGVKDTSVGVAEKSAVEEAVRLADHWLDGVTSLPSGATTAVAWSRAEWVEATLPVWKELVDPVAERVGAAMGGVLPEEMQAMAGPLLGMMRSMGGAMFGQQIGQAVGTLAGEVVGSTDIGLPLGPAGKAALLPLNIEGFGKDLGVPSDEVRLYLALREAAHARLFAHVPWLRSHLFGAVEGYARGIKVDTSKLEDVVGQLDPSNPEQLQEALQGGMFQPQDTPEQKAALARLETALALVEGWVDAVVHEAAKPRLTSADAMRETMRRRRASGGPAEQTFATLIGLELRPRRLRDASRLWASLTDARGVDGRDGLWEHPDMLPTASDLDDPDGFVHREQLDFSEIDKMLGEAAEKREQDGDEKK, via the coding sequence GTGAGCGACACCCCATTCGGATTCGGCCTTCCGCCGGAGGAGCCGGAGAACGGCGACGATGGCAATAAGAAGGGCAACCAGGGCGGTCAGGGCGGCCCGGCGAATCCCTTCGGGTTCCCCGGCATGGGTCTGCCGGGCGGCGCGGGCGCTCCCGGAGCGGACAACCCGTTCGCCGCGATGTTCGGTTCGATGAACCCGAACGACCTCGGCGCCGCCTTCCAGCAGCTCGGCCAGATGCTGAGCTACGAGGGCGGTCCCGTGAACTGGGACATGGCCAAGGACATCGCCCGCCAGACCGTCGCCCAGGGCACCTCGGACGGCGTGAAGGACACGAGCGTCGGCGTCGCCGAGAAGTCCGCCGTCGAGGAGGCCGTGCGCCTCGCCGACCACTGGCTGGACGGTGTGACCTCGCTGCCCTCGGGCGCGACCACGGCCGTGGCCTGGAGCCGCGCCGAGTGGGTCGAGGCGACCCTCCCGGTGTGGAAGGAGCTCGTGGACCCGGTCGCGGAGCGCGTCGGCGCGGCGATGGGCGGCGTGCTGCCCGAGGAGATGCAGGCCATGGCGGGCCCGCTGCTCGGCATGATGCGCTCGATGGGCGGCGCCATGTTCGGCCAGCAGATCGGCCAGGCCGTCGGCACCCTCGCGGGCGAGGTCGTCGGCTCGACGGACATCGGTCTGCCGCTGGGCCCGGCCGGGAAGGCTGCGCTGCTGCCGCTGAACATCGAGGGCTTCGGCAAGGACCTGGGCGTGCCCTCGGACGAGGTGCGGCTCTACCTGGCCCTGCGCGAGGCCGCCCACGCCCGGCTGTTCGCCCACGTGCCGTGGCTGCGCTCGCACCTGTTCGGCGCGGTCGAGGGCTACGCCCGCGGCATCAAGGTCGACACCTCGAAGCTGGAGGACGTGGTCGGCCAGCTGGACCCGTCCAACCCGGAGCAGCTGCAGGAAGCGCTCCAGGGCGGCATGTTCCAGCCGCAGGACACCCCGGAGCAGAAGGCAGCACTGGCCCGCCTGGAGACGGCGCTCGCGCTGGTCGAGGGCTGGGTCGACGCGGTGGTGCACGAGGCGGCCAAGCCCCGGCTGACCTCGGCGGACGCGATGCGCGAGACCATGCGGCGGCGGCGCGCCTCGGGCGGCCCGGCCGAGCAGACCTTCGCGACGCTGATCGGCCTGGAGCTGCGCCCGCGCCGGCTGCGGGACGCCTCGCGCCTGTGGGCCTCGCTCACGGACGCCCGTGGGGTGGACGGCCGCGACGGTCTGTGGGAGCACCCGGACATGCTTCCGACGGCCTCCGACCTGGACGACCCGGACGGCTTCGTGCACCGCGAGCAGCTGGACTTCTCCGAGATCGACAAGATGCTCGGCGAGGCCGCCGAGAAGCGCGAACAGGACGGCGACGAGAAGAAGTGA